TGGTGTAAGAGACGCGTAATGCCCAACGTGGCGCGAGGGACGCGGGTTTCCGGTGCGCATGCACGGCGTCGTGCGGTGCCGTGCATGCGCCCCTGCCTGCCTACTTGCAGCTGCCGCTGCCGGTGTCGCGGTACTGCAGCGCCGAACTGTCGAAGCCGGGACCGGCCAGCGCGGGCGCGTAGTCCCAGCTGTAGCCGTGGGCCTTGAGCGTGAACTTCATGACGCCGAAGGCGCCCGCCTGGGCGGTGACCACGTTGGGGTTGTCGTAGTTGCCCGGCGTGCCGGCGAGGGAGTCCAGGGCCTCGCCGCCGGAGCCGATGATGAACTCGGGGATGCCGTGCTTCGGGTCCGACTCGCCGGCCGGGTTCATCGGGCGCAGCCGCGCGTACGCGTGCTCGTGGCCGTTGAGGATGAGCGTGGCGTGGTTCTGGTACAGCAGCTTCCACCAGGCGTCGGCCGCGGCGCCCTCGGCGCCGCCCGCGCCCACCGCGGAGGCGGGGACGGTGGCGGTCGAGGCCGTGGTGGCGCTGAAGGTCGGCTGGTGCCAGTACGCGATGGTGCACGGACGCGAGTTGGCGGCCAGGTCGTTGGAGAGCCAGGTGGTCTCCTGGGCCAGGAGGCCACCGTCCGTGGTGGAGCAGTCGTGGTTGAACGCGTCCGAGCCGCACTCGGCGTTGAGCGAGATGATGTGCCAGTTGCCGAGGTCGTAGGAGTACCACCCCTGCCGGTCGGCGGTGTCGTCGCCGGCCTGGCCCTGGGTGGCCGGCGCGCCGACCTGGTTGTGGCCGTTGAAGTAGCCGAAGTAGCCGACGCCGTTCTGGCCCGCCTCGTTGTCGCCCTTCTTGGCGTACGGGTAGTACTCGTGGTTGCCCGGCGCCGGACGCTCGAGCATCTTCAGGCCGCCCCACGCCTGCTCGAAGGACTGCTCGAAGTCGGTCAGCTTGCCCACCTGGTACTGCTCGTCGCCCAGCAGCGCCACCGCATCGGGGTGCATGCTCGTGGCCTGCCCGGCGGTCGCGAACTCGGCGCTCATGCCGCCCAGCGTGGCGCTGCCGCACTTGAGCGCGGCCGGGGTGGACGCGTTCTCGTCGTCGTCGGGCTCACAGGCGATGTCGCCGACCGCGGCCAGGGTGTAGGTCTGGGCCTCGCTGTGGTGGGCGGCATAGGGCCAGTCGTTGTCGCTGCGACGACTGTCGGCGACGGCCGTGCCCGTGACGGCCAGGACGGCCAGTCCGGCGGCTACGGCGGAGATCTTGGTGGCGCGCTTCATGGGCGGTGCCCTTCCACGAGAGGAGCGGTCACCGCAGGTTAAGCAGTCGGTCCGGCGGCTCACACAAACACGTTCTGACGGTTCGGCGAACTCCGCGCCGCGCCCGGATGAAGGTTCTCGTACGCGGTGCCGTGACAGGTTTATGACGGCTCGCCATCCCGGTGGGCCGGCGGCCTTTGCCACGTCGGGACGACGGTCCGGTCCGGCTCCGGGAGAGCGGGAGCCGGACCGGACCGGACTCGGTCAGAAGCCGAGGACCCACCCGAAGACGATCCTCCAACTGGGCACAGGCGCACCTCCCCTCGGTTGTCGACGCGATCAGCTTCCGCGTCGGCGGGTGGCCGCGTCGATCGATTCGGCCTGGGCCGAAGCACGACCGCCCGCCCCTCAACGCCGACGGGCGGTCACCAGGTGGGCGGCGGTGCGGAGGCGGACGCCTTCGGGGCGCTGGTACCCGGCCAGGGCGGACGACAGGGCGACCCTGGCCCGCCCGGCGGCGTCGGGGTCGCCCGCGGAGTCGAGCAGGCCCACCAGGTGCCGGCCGGGGCCGGAGCCCAGCAGCAGGTCGGCCGCGGCGTCGGCGTCGCGCCCGAAGTCGCCGTCGGCCTCGACGGGCTCGGTGCGCACCTCGGCGAAGCCGGCCGCGTCGAGGACCTCGCGGATCACCTCGGGGTCGGCGAGGGAGAACATCCCCGGACCCTCCGTCCCGGCCTCCTCCGGCGAGGGAAGCGGCAGGGCGGCACGCACCGCGCCGTACACCTGGACCCATTCGGTGCGGGCCGGGTCCGACATGCAGACGAAGGCGAGGCGGCCGCCGGGGCGCAGGGCGCGGCCGACGTTGCCGAACGCGGCGACCGGATCCGCGAAGAACATGATTCCGAAACGGCTGATCGCGGCGTCGAAGGCGGCGCTCGGGAGCGGGTGGACCTGGGCGTCCCCCTGCTCGAAGACGATCCGGTCCAGGCCCTCCTCGGCGGCCAGGGCGCGGGCTCTGGCCAGCATGGGAGCGGAGAGGTCCAGGCCCAGGACGGAGCCCCGGAAGGCGGTCGCGGCGGCCAGGCGGGTGGTCTGGCCGACGCCGCAGCCGACGTCGAGGACCCGGTCCGCGGGGCCGATCGCGGCCGCCGCGAGCAGCAGCGGGTTGAAGCCTTCGTTGACCGCGTTCCAGCGGTCGTGGTGGTCGCTCCAGTAGCGGCCCTCGTCGCCGTTCCAGGCCTCGGACTGTGCGGTGTTGACGATCGTGCGCATCGGATCGCTCCTGTCGGAGAGCTAGTATGGGCACCTGCCCATTCCACGGTATGGGCAGGTGCCCATACTCGCAAGAGCCGATCCGGAGGACCCGATGTCACCGCGTGGCGTAGCCATCCCCGATGCCAGGGAGCGGCTCTTCGCCGCGGCCGAGCGCGTGCTCGCCAGGGAGGGGCCGGCCGGGCTGACCAACCGGGCCGTCACCGAGGAGGCCGGGTGCGCCAAGGGCCTGCTCTACAACCACTTCGCCGACCTGGACGACTTCGTCGCCCGACTCGTCCTCGACCGCTTCGAGCGGATCGCCGCCCAGGTCGGCCCGCTGCCCGAGCAGGCGGGCCGGGGGGACGTCAGGGAGAACCTGGCCGAGGCGGCGCTCACCCTGCTCGGCGCGAACGGCCCGGCGATCGCCGCGGCCGCGGTGTCCCGGAACGGCGTGGCCGAACGGGTACGGCAGGCGTGGGCCGAGGGCGCCCCGGGACCGGGCGCGGTTGAGGACGCGATGGCCAGGTATCTGGCGGCCGAACAGCGGCTGGGCCGGATTCCCGCGGACACGGACGGCGCGATGCTGGCGCTGGCTCTCGCGGGGACCGTCCACCATCTGCTGATGCACGACAGCGCCCAGCCGGCCGACCGGCAGGCGCTGATCCGCCGCCTGGTCGCCGCGCTGGTGCCGCCGCCGCTCGGGTCCGGCGCGCCCGGCTGAGCCGGACACGCGGCCGCCGGCGGACCCGTACGGCGTATCCGGCAGCGAAAGCCGCGGCGCGCATCTATCGGCGGGGCGGGGTGTTCGCGGGAGACTGGAGGGACCCGCTCCGGGAAAGGACTCCGCGCCGTATGGCTGATTCACCGCTGCTCTCCCTGCGAGACGTCTCCAAGCGCTTCGGCGCCGTGCACGCCCTCGTGAACGTCGACCTCGACGTGAAGGCGGGCGAGGTGGTCGCCGTCGTCGGGGAGAGCGGTGCCGGCAAGTCGACCCTGATCCGGGTGATGGCCGGGGTCGAGGCGCCGGACACGGGCAGCGCCAGGTGGGACGGCCGGGCCGTTGACCTGTCCAGGCCGCGGACCGTCCGGCGGCTCGGCGTGGCCGCGGTGCACCAGGACCCCGAGCTGTGCCTCAACCTGGACGTGATCTCCCAGCTCTTCCTGGGGCGGGAGATGCGGCGTTTCGGGCTGCTGGACGACGTCGGTATGGAGCAGAAGGCCAGGCGGCTGCTGGAGAGCCTGCACGTGCACATCGCCGACCTGCGGGCGCCGCTGGCGACGCTGACCGCCGCGGAGCGCCAGTCGGTGGCCATCGCCGCCGCCCTGATCGACGATCCGGCCCTCCTCCTGCTGGACGAGCCCACCGCCGGGCTCGACCCGCAGCAGAGCGCCCTCCTGCTCAACCTGGTGCGCCGGCTGCGGCGCAGCGGGCTGGGGGTCGTCCTGGTCAGCCACAACATCGACGACGTGCTGGCGGTCGCCGACCGCGTCGCCGTGCTGCGCATGGGCCGCAACGCCGGGGTCTTCGAGACGCGCTACGCCAGCCAGGAGCAGATCGTCTCGGCGGTCACCGGCAACCAGATCCTCGCCGCGGCGCTGCAACGCAGCCTGCTGCCGCGGGACCTGCCGAAGCTGGAGACCCTCGACACCGCCTTCCGCTACCTCCCCGCCCAGGCGGGCGCGGGCGGCGACTGGTTCGACGTCATCCCGCTGTCCGGGGCCCGGATCGCCCTGGTCGTCGGGGACGTGGTCGGCCACGGCCTCAGCGCCGCAGCGACCATGGGACGGCTGCGCACCGCCGTCCACAACGTCTCCCATCTCAACCTTCCGCCCGGCGAGCTGCTGGCCCACCTGGACGACCTGGTGAGCCGACTCGACGAGGAGCGCGGAGCCGCCGGGGGACACAACGACATCATCGGCGCCACCTGCATCTACGCCGTCTACGACCCGGTCGCCCGGCAGTTGGAGGTGGCCCGCGCCGGGCATGTGCCGCCGCTGCTGGTCCAGCCCGACGGCCGGGCGGCCTTCGCCGACGTTCCGGCCGGGCCGCCGCTCGGCCTCGGCGGGATGCCCTTCGAGACGGTCGAGCTGCCGCTCCCCGACGGCGCCCGGTTCCTGCTCTACACCGACGGACTGGTCGAGCGGCGGGACCGCGACATCGACGCGGGGCTGGACCGTTTGCTGCAGGCGGTCCGCCAGGACGGGGACCCCTCCCCCGGCC
This genomic interval from Streptacidiphilus rugosus AM-16 contains the following:
- a CDS encoding TetR/AcrR family transcriptional regulator translates to MSPRGVAIPDARERLFAAAERVLAREGPAGLTNRAVTEEAGCAKGLLYNHFADLDDFVARLVLDRFERIAAQVGPLPEQAGRGDVRENLAEAALTLLGANGPAIAAAAVSRNGVAERVRQAWAEGAPGPGAVEDAMARYLAAEQRLGRIPADTDGAMLALALAGTVHHLLMHDSAQPADRQALIRRLVAALVPPPLGSGAPG
- a CDS encoding metallophosphoesterase family protein, coding for MKRATKISAVAAGLAVLAVTGTAVADSRRSDNDWPYAAHHSEAQTYTLAAVGDIACEPDDDENASTPAALKCGSATLGGMSAEFATAGQATSMHPDAVALLGDEQYQVGKLTDFEQSFEQAWGGLKMLERPAPGNHEYYPYAKKGDNEAGQNGVGYFGYFNGHNQVGAPATQGQAGDDTADRQGWYSYDLGNWHIISLNAECGSDAFNHDCSTTDGGLLAQETTWLSNDLAANSRPCTIAYWHQPTFSATTASTATVPASAVGAGGAEGAAADAWWKLLYQNHATLILNGHEHAYARLRPMNPAGESDPKHGIPEFIIGSGGEALDSLAGTPGNYDNPNVVTAQAGAFGVMKFTLKAHGYSWDYAPALAGPGFDSSALQYRDTGSGSCK
- a CDS encoding class I SAM-dependent methyltransferase, producing MRTIVNTAQSEAWNGDEGRYWSDHHDRWNAVNEGFNPLLLAAAAIGPADRVLDVGCGVGQTTRLAAATAFRGSVLGLDLSAPMLARARALAAEEGLDRIVFEQGDAQVHPLPSAAFDAAISRFGIMFFADPVAAFGNVGRALRPGGRLAFVCMSDPARTEWVQVYGAVRAALPLPSPEEAGTEGPGMFSLADPEVIREVLDAAGFAEVRTEPVEADGDFGRDADAAADLLLGSGPGRHLVGLLDSAGDPDAAGRARVALSSALAGYQRPEGVRLRTAAHLVTARRR
- a CDS encoding SpoIIE family protein phosphatase encodes the protein MADSPLLSLRDVSKRFGAVHALVNVDLDVKAGEVVAVVGESGAGKSTLIRVMAGVEAPDTGSARWDGRAVDLSRPRTVRRLGVAAVHQDPELCLNLDVISQLFLGREMRRFGLLDDVGMEQKARRLLESLHVHIADLRAPLATLTAAERQSVAIAAALIDDPALLLLDEPTAGLDPQQSALLLNLVRRLRRSGLGVVLVSHNIDDVLAVADRVAVLRMGRNAGVFETRYASQEQIVSAVTGNQILAAALQRSLLPRDLPKLETLDTAFRYLPAQAGAGGDWFDVIPLSGARIALVVGDVVGHGLSAAATMGRLRTAVHNVSHLNLPPGELLAHLDDLVSRLDEERGAAGGHNDIIGATCIYAVYDPVARQLEVARAGHVPPLLVQPDGRAAFADVPAGPPLGLGGMPFETVELPLPDGARFLLYTDGLVERRDRDIDAGLDRLLQAVRQDGDPSPGRLCDDVIKALLPDDAVGGTPDDVALLVARAKGLPNGHVACFDVPTDPAAVAEIRAAAARRLHEWDLDDLTFTTELILSELITNAIRYASGPITVRMLRTRSLVCEVADASSTSPHVRYAATTDEGGRGLFLVAHLSERWGTRYTDRGKIIWAEQRLP